The DNA sequence GCCGCCGACGTGAAGCGTGCCTACCGGCAGCTAGTGGTGCGCTACCACCCCGACAAGCACGGCGGCGATGTGCGCTACGAAGAGCAGTTCAAGGCCGTGGCCACGGCCTACCGCGTGCTGGGCGACGCCGGCCGGCGCGCTACCTACGATTTCCAGCTGGCCCAGGCCACCCGCCGCGCCGACGACGAGCGCCGCCACCAGCAGTACCGCCCCGCCAGCCAGCACGTGTACGGCGTGCCCATGCCGCCGCCCGCGCCGCTGCGCACGCGCCCACCCGCCAGCAGCCGCGAGCGCCATTACCAAACCATTCCGCGCCAGCGCGTGCGCTTCATGCGGCGCGACTGGCTGCTGACGCTGGCTTTTTTGGCGGCGGCGGCGCTGTTCAGCTTGTCGGTGAAGGCCACGATGGACCGCGTGACGGCCAACGCCCACTACCGCGATGGCTTGGCCGCGTACGTGCGCGGCGACTTCACCGCGGCTTATTCGGAATTCAGCCAAACGCTTGATTTTCGCCCCAATGCCGCGGGGGCCCTGCGCCGCCGCGGCGAGCTGCAACTGTTGGTGATTCATGACCCGGCCGCGGCCCGCGCCGACTTTCAGGCCGCGTTGCGGCAAGAGAATCCACCTGCTGTGGCGGCGCACCTCTGCTATTACCTCGGCCGCTGCGAAACGGCGCTGGGCCACCCCCCCGGAGCCGATGCGGCGTATTCGCGGGCCCTGGCCCTTGACTCGACCCTTAGCGCCGCCTGGGTGGCCCGGGGCCAGGGCCGCCTGCTCGACCTGCACCGCCCCGCCGCCGCCCTGGCCGATTTTGACCAAAGCTTGGCCCTGGCGCGGGCCGCCGGGCAGCCGGGGCCTTGGCGGGCCGCGCAGCTGCGCGGCCTGGCCCTGGCTACGCTGGGCCGCTACCCCGAGGCCCGGGCGGCGTACGAAGCGGCCTTGCTGGCCCGCCCGCTCGATGGCCAAACGCATTTCTTGCTCGGCCGCCTAGCCCAGCGCTTGGGCAATGCCCCGGCGGCGTGCGAGTTTTTCCGGCGGTCGCTGGAGCTGGGCTACATTTTTGCGGGCGCGGCTTACAAGCAAAGCTGCCACTAGCATGGCCCCGATGGGCCACAAAAAACCCCGCTGGCTTTACGCCAGCGGGGTTTTATTCTTTTAAGCGGTTCGCTCAAACTAAGGCATCAGCACGGTGTTGATGACGTGGATTACGCCGTTGCTCTGCATCACGTCGGCGATGGTCACGGTCGAAATACCGCCTTTCTCGTCTTTCAGCTCAATGGTTTTGGGGCCTTTCATCATAGCGGTCAAGGTGCCGCCGCTCACGGTTTTGAGGGTAGCCTTGCCTTTACCGGCCTTAATGGCTTTCTTGAGGTCAGCCACAGTCATGCGGCCGGCCACTACGTGGTAGGTCAGGATTTTGGTGAGGGTTGCCTTGTTTTCGGGCTTCAGCAGGGTTTCTACCGTACCAGCGGGCAGCTTGTTAAAGGCTTCGTTGGTGGGGGCAAATACGGTGAAAGGACCGGCGCCTTCCAGGGTTTCCACCAGGCCCGCAGCTTTCACAGCGGCCACCAGCGTAGTGTGGTCTTTCGAGTTAACGGCGTTCTCGATGATGTTTTTCGTGGGGTACATGGCCGCGCCGCCCACCATCACGGTACCGGGGGTCATTTTGGCCTGGGCCGAGGCGGCGGTCGAAATACCGGCGCTCAAAAGCATGCCCAAGGCTAGGGAGAAAAGAGTCTTTTTCATCAGGGTAAAAGGGTAAACAGATAAAATGAGTGGTTGAAACTGATACCCCACCTACGCCGAAGCCACGTTCGTTGGATTGCAGCACGATATTTTTTCTGGTTTCCCATACTTATCGGCTTGATTTTGGGCTCCTAACGGGCATAAAAAAAGCCCGTAGCAGAACGCTACGGGCTTTTTTTCGTGGCAACAGTTGGAATCGAACCAACGACACCAGCATTTTCAGTGCTGTGCTCTACCAACTGAGCTATGTTGCCATATTACGAGGCTAATTTCTTTGGCTTCGGGACCGCAAAGGTAAGCAGGCAAAACCAAGGCGCAAGAATTTCAGTTAAAAAGATACGCCGGGGCCCGGGGCCGTTGCCTTATGTTCGGCATGCCTACTAAATTGCGGGCCCAATCGGTGCTGGTTGTTTATATTTACTGCTATGTTGCAATCCATTCTTTTTGCGCTACTATTGGTGGCCGCGTTCGGCTTCTTTACCTGGCAAGTCCGGAAAATCCGGGCCAACGTCCTTGTCGGGCGCGACCGGGATATGAGCGGCCACCCGGCCGAGCGCCTGCGCAAAACCCTGCTCGTAGCCTTCGGGCAGCAGAAAATGTTCAAGCGCCTTACCCCCGCCCTGCTGCACCTGGTGGTGTACGTGGGCTTCTGGGTAATTAACATTGAAGTGCTGGAAATCGTCATCGACGGCTTGTTCGGCACCCACCGCTTTTTGGGTTTCCTCGGGCCGGTGTACAGCGCCCTGATGGCCACTAACGAGGTGTTGGCCGCGCTGGTGCTGGTGGCCGTGGCGGCCTTATGGTGGCGGCGTAACCGCCACCCGCCGCTCAAGCGCTTCACCGGGCCCGAGCTGCGGATGTGGCCCAAGCTCGATGCTAACATCATTCTCTACGTGGAAGTGGTGCTGATGGCGGCGCTGTTTTTTATGAACTCGGCCGATATCCGCCTGCACCAAGTAGAAGGCAAAGCCTTGCCTGGGGCCTTCCCGGTGAGCTACTTCCTGAGCGGCCTGCTGCCTACCAACGTGGGTACGCTGGCCGTGCTGGAGCGTGCCGGCTGGTGGATCCACATCACGGGCATCTTCTTGTTTCTCAACTATCTACCCAGCTCGAAGCACTTCCACATCATCATGGCATTTCCGGGGGTGTGGTACTCGCGTTTAGTGCCGCAGGGGCAGTTCAGCAACGTGGAGAGTATCACCCACGAGGTGAAGGCCATGATGGACCCGAGCTACGAAGTGCCCGCCGCGCCGCTGGGCCCCGACGGCTCGGCCCTGGCCCCCATGCCCTTCGGGGCCAAGGACGTGGAGGACCTGCCCTGGACCAACCTGCTGGCCGCCTACTCCTGCACCGAGTGCGGCCGCTGCACCTCGGTGTGCCCCGCCAACCTCACGGGCAAGCTGCTCTCGCCCCGCAAAATCATTATGGATACCCGCGACCGGGTGGAGGAAAAATATAATTCGCCGCTCATTTTCCGCCCCAACGTGTACGGAGCCGAGGCCAAGCACGAGCCCATTACGGACCTGGCCAACGCTACGCTGCTGCGCGGCAAGGTGACGCCCGAGGAGCTGTGGGCCTGCACCACCTGCAACGCCTGCGTAGAAAGCTGCCCCGTAAACATCAACCCGCTCGAAAGCATCATCGAAATGCGGCGCTTTCTGGTACTCGAAGAATCGGCGGCCCCGAACTCGCTCAATGTCATGTTCTCGAACATTGAAAACAATGGGGCCCCGTGGGCCTTCTCGCCTTCCGACCGTTTTAACTGGGCCGACGATTTATACGTAAAAGACTTGACCTTAGTACCCGCTGCGGTGTGACCGCGTGCGCGCGGTCCGCTGGTATTCAAAAAATTCCACCCTTTTTCCGTTCCGCGCCATGCAAAAGCTCACCGATTCCTCGCAATCCGCCGCTTCGACCGACTCGCCCGCGGAATTTACTACGCCTACCACACGTTCCGGTCCGCCGGTGGCCACGTTCCGGCAGTACCTCGAAGGGCCCGCCGAAGCGTTTGAGTTGGCTCGCCGCCAGGCCCGCGCTACCAGCACCCGCGCTGCCAGCACCCGGCCTGGTGGGGCCCCTGGCGCCGACGCGCGGCGCCTGTACGTTTACTAATACCATCCCGCCCCGGGCCCCAGCCCGCATGCCTTTTCTGCCTTTATGCTGCCCGAAACTGCCCCGGCCCCGCGCCAGATTACCGTTCCCGTCATGGCCGACTTGGCGGCCCGCAACGAGTCGCCCGAAATCCTGTTTTGGGTGGGTTGTGCCGGAGCCTTCGATGAACGCTACAAACGCGTGACGCGCGCCTTCGTGCGCATTCTCGACCACGTGGGTACCAAGTACGCGGTGCTGGGCCTGGAAGAATCGTGCACCGGCGACCCCGCCAAGCGGGCCGGTAACGAGTTTCTGTTTCAGATGCAGGCCATGCAGAACATTACTACGATGAACGGCTACGGCATCAAGAAGATCGTGACGGCCTGCCCGCACTGCTTCAATACGATTAAGAACGAGTACCCGGCGCTGGGTGGTGACTACGAAGTGATTCACCACAGCACGTACTTGCAGCAGCTCATCAACGAAGGCAAGGTGGGCGTAACGGGCGGCGAAAGCTTCAAGGGCCGCCGCATCACCTTCCATGATTCGTGCTACCTGGGCCGCGCCAATAACATTTATGAAGCCCCGCGCGACGTGCTGGCCACCCTCGACGCCGACCTGGTAGAGATGAAGCGTAGCCGCGCCAACGGCCTATGCTGCGGGGCCGGCGGGGCCCAAATGTGGAAGGAAGCCGAGCCGGGCAAGAA is a window from the Hymenobacter nivis genome containing:
- a CDS encoding J domain-containing protein — its product is MSQTHYQVLGVAPTASAADVKRAYRQLVVRYHPDKHGGDVRYEEQFKAVATAYRVLGDAGRRATYDFQLAQATRRADDERRHQQYRPASQHVYGVPMPPPAPLRTRPPASSRERHYQTIPRQRVRFMRRDWLLTLAFLAAAALFSLSVKATMDRVTANAHYRDGLAAYVRGDFTAAYSEFSQTLDFRPNAAGALRRRGELQLLVIHDPAAARADFQAALRQENPPAVAAHLCYYLGRCETALGHPPGADAAYSRALALDSTLSAAWVARGQGRLLDLHRPAAALADFDQSLALARAAGQPGPWRAAQLRGLALATLGRYPEARAAYEAALLARPLDGQTHFLLGRLAQRLGNAPAACEFFRRSLELGYIFAGAAYKQSCH
- a CDS encoding fasciclin domain-containing protein → MKKTLFSLALGMLLSAGISTAASAQAKMTPGTVMVGGAAMYPTKNIIENAVNSKDHTTLVAAVKAAGLVETLEGAGPFTVFAPTNEAFNKLPAGTVETLLKPENKATLTKILTYHVVAGRMTVADLKKAIKAGKGKATLKTVSGGTLTAMMKGPKTIELKDEKGGISTVTIADVMQSNGVIHVINTVLMP
- a CDS encoding (Fe-S)-binding protein, giving the protein MLQSILFALLLVAAFGFFTWQVRKIRANVLVGRDRDMSGHPAERLRKTLLVAFGQQKMFKRLTPALLHLVVYVGFWVINIEVLEIVIDGLFGTHRFLGFLGPVYSALMATNEVLAALVLVAVAALWWRRNRHPPLKRFTGPELRMWPKLDANIILYVEVVLMAALFFMNSADIRLHQVEGKALPGAFPVSYFLSGLLPTNVGTLAVLERAGWWIHITGIFLFLNYLPSSKHFHIIMAFPGVWYSRLVPQGQFSNVESITHEVKAMMDPSYEVPAAPLGPDGSALAPMPFGAKDVEDLPWTNLLAAYSCTECGRCTSVCPANLTGKLLSPRKIIMDTRDRVEEKYNSPLIFRPNVYGAEAKHEPITDLANATLLRGKVTPEELWACTTCNACVESCPVNINPLESIIEMRRFLVLEESAAPNSLNVMFSNIENNGAPWAFSPSDRFNWADDLYVKDLTLVPAAV
- a CDS encoding (Fe-S)-binding protein, translating into MADLAARNESPEILFWVGCAGAFDERYKRVTRAFVRILDHVGTKYAVLGLEESCTGDPAKRAGNEFLFQMQAMQNITTMNGYGIKKIVTACPHCFNTIKNEYPALGGDYEVIHHSTYLQQLINEGKVGVTGGESFKGRRITFHDSCYLGRANNIYEAPRDVLATLDADLVEMKRSRANGLCCGAGGAQMWKEAEPGKKEINIERTEEALATLSGAAAALANLGGVETEIAAPGPHDLQGSIIAVSCPFCMTMMSDGVKNKGQESKVQVFDLAELVASAEGINA